Part of the Bdellovibrionota bacterium genome is shown below.
AGGAATTTTTTTTCCAGCGCGCAGACCTTCATCTGCCGTGATAACAATTTCACTATCACAGTCGTTGATTCTTCCGGAAATAGATTCCGGTGAAAACCCACCAAAAATCACGGAGTGAATGGCACCAATACGAGTGCAAGCAAGCATCGCATAGGCGGCCTCCGGAACCATAGGCATATAAATCGTAACTCGATCACCTTTTTTTACACCTAATTCTTTTAAAGCATTTGAAAGTCTTGCCACTTCATCGTGAAGTTCTTGATATGAAATTATTCTCTCTTTTTCTTGAGGACTATCTGGCTCCCAGATGATGGCGGTTTGATGTTTTTTTAATTTCCCATCTTTAGTTTTTGTTTCCAAGTGTCTATCAATGCAATTGTAAGAAACATTTAGCTTTCCACCCAAATACCATTGAATCGAAACATCACCAGTATAACTCCATTCGGAAGTTTTTTTAAAAGGCTCCATCCACTGAATACGATGAGCAATTTCTTTCCAAAACTGATCATTATTTTGAAGTGATTGTTTGTAGAGCTTATCAAATTGATCGGACGTCATTAAGGTTGTGGGTCTGTAATTTTTCATGGCTTTAATCTTCACAAACAACTCCCTGATTCATATTTCTTAGCTGACCATCTCTGCTTACCATCTCTAAAGATATCTTTAAAAGTGATAGCTAAATGATAACCAGTGATGCTAAAACACTTCAATATGTTTTTTTCAGATAATTTTCTACCAGATAATTTTCTAAAGTGTAGGTACATGGCTCAATGTTCAGGTTGCCAAATTGCACACCTAGATCCAACTGCACAAATTGATTTCAAAAAAAATAAATTTATAGATCTATGGAAAAAAACTTTCTCCGTAGTTCCTGAAATAGAATTTAGGCGCCCCATAGAATCACAATTTAGAGACAGAGTTGATCTTACAGTTCAACGCCCCACAATTCAACACGATGCCATTTCCAACTCCTCGGAATGTGAGCAAGAATACCAAAAGCTAGGATTTTACAAAAAAGACTCTCGAGATATTTTAGATATAGAATCATGCCCACTCATGAGTAAAGGCACTTCTGATTTTTACACCGAAGTGAGAAAAGTCCATTTCCCAATTCAAAAAGGATCTCTAAGAATTAGAGTTTCTCCTGGAGGAAAAAGAGGAATTTGGCTCGATTTTTCGAATGAAGATATCAAAAAATTATTAGAAGAAAAAAACACACTTATAGAATTGACAAAAATATGTGATGTCATAGAAATCGGCCAAAAAAGAAAAAGACTTTCTCAAGTCGAAGGCCAATTCAAACTCACTGCCCCAGAATCGATCGCCTGGTTTGAAACCTATGATAAAAATTTAAATCCAATTGAATTAAAAATGAATGTAGGAAGTTTTTCTCAAACCGGCTTTAAAACCAACAAAGCCCTTATCTCAGAACTCTTCAAAGTTTTAAATCCCAATTTTAATAATCAAGTTCAAAATCAAATTCATGATCAAAAATGGATAGAACTTTGCTCTGGCTCTGGAAATTTAACCTTCCCTCTTCTCTCACTTTTTTCAAATGTGATCGCAACAGAACTTGACGAAAACGCCGTTGAATCTTTAAGAACCACCGCTAAAAATTTAAATTTATCCGAAAGATTGCAAGTTGAACAAATCAATATCCATAAACCTTCTCAAAAATTAGAGGATTTACTTTCTGGAGTTGATGGAATCTTAGCAGATCCCCCAAGATCAGGTTTACAGGGATTCCTAGAGGTAATCTCAAAATTACCAAAAGAAAAAATCCCAAAAAAATTCGTCTATGTCTCATGTTTCGCCGAAACACTAATTTCTGATTTAAAAACATTGAGCGACTTAGGTTACAAACCCAATAAAATAATTGGCATCGACCAATTTCCTCACTCCACCCACTGCGAATGGATTGTAAATTTATCTAGAGATTAGGATTAACTACCGGTGCCGGACCAAATGCCATAAATATGAGATAATTCACAATAGCGAGTACGACTGCGCCGATAATTGCAGAAAACCATCCATCAATATCGAATCCTTTTAGAAGACCAGCGGCTAATCTAAGAACGATAGCATTCACTACAAAGGTAAATAGTCCTAGAGTTAAAATATTGATTGGAAAAGTTAGAAATAAAAGAATCGGACGGATAAGCATATTCAGAAGCCCAACAATCAAACTCGCCCACATCGCACTCCCAAAAGATTTAATAGTAAATCCCGGAACAACATAAGCCGTAATCAAAAGTACAACCGCCGAAAGTAACCAAACCACAAGCATCTGAACCATAAAAAATCCTCCTGGATAATGTAACACCATTCTGCGGAACATTGCCTCAAAGAGCAATTCCATTTATATGAACTTTTACCCGCAAACTGAAGGATTAAGCAGAAAATTTAAGCAGGATCATGACAAACTGCTTCGATATTGTGGCCATCAGGATCAAACACAAAGGCTCCATAATAATCTTGATGATAATGCGGACGGGGCCCAGGAGCTCCGTTATCTTTTCCACCAGCAGCCAACGCAGCTTTATAAAATTCATCTACCTGTTTACGATTGTCTGCACGAAAGGCAACGTGGATTTTAGGTTGATTAGGAATACCCTCTACCATCCAAAAATCAGGCTTAGGAGCAACACCATATCCAAAAACAATTTTTCCTTCAGTGTGTTCCATAGGCACTTGAAAAAGCGCTGCATATCCAAGTGGCGCGAGCGCCATATCATAAAAGTGCTTACTCTTTTTTGGATCACTTACATTCAATCCCGTATGATCAATCATCTCATCACCTCATCGTTTATTTAGATGAGAAAGATTAATTGATGGAACCTTTCCAACTCAAGGTTTATTTAAAAATGCAATATGATGATATAAGATTACTGAGAAAGTATATCTTGAACTTCTTTGTAGCTATCTACGATATGCACAAAATCCAAATCCGTAGCTTTCGCCGTTTTATATTCGGAAATAAGAGTTTGATGAATAACATCGAGAAGAGGTGTCCAAAATTTTCTATTCACCAAGATCAACGGTTTTCTCGGAGTTTGTCCGGAGTAGACTGACCCGATAATCGAGAAA
Proteins encoded:
- a CDS encoding VOC family protein gives rise to the protein MIDHTGLNVSDPKKSKHFYDMALAPLGYAALFQVPMEHTEGKIVFGYGVAPKPDFWMVEGIPNQPKIHVAFRADNRKQVDEFYKAALAAGGKDNGAPGPRPHYHQDYYGAFVFDPDGHNIEAVCHDPA
- a CDS encoding RsmD family RNA methyltransferase — protein: MFFSDNFLPDNFLKCRYMAQCSGCQIAHLDPTAQIDFKKNKFIDLWKKTFSVVPEIEFRRPIESQFRDRVDLTVQRPTIQHDAISNSSECEQEYQKLGFYKKDSRDILDIESCPLMSKGTSDFYTEVRKVHFPIQKGSLRIRVSPGGKRGIWLDFSNEDIKKLLEEKNTLIELTKICDVIEIGQKRKRLSQVEGQFKLTAPESIAWFETYDKNLNPIELKMNVGSFSQTGFKTNKALISELFKVLNPNFNNQVQNQIHDQKWIELCSGSGNLTFPLLSLFSNVIATELDENAVESLRTTAKNLNLSERLQVEQINIHKPSQKLEDLLSGVDGILADPPRSGLQGFLEVISKLPKEKIPKKFVYVSCFAETLISDLKTLSDLGYKPNKIIGIDQFPHSTHCEWIVNLSRD
- a CDS encoding phage holin family protein — encoded protein: MVQMLVVWLLSAVVLLITAYVVPGFTIKSFGSAMWASLIVGLLNMLIRPILLFLTFPINILTLGLFTFVVNAIVLRLAAGLLKGFDIDGWFSAIIGAVVLAIVNYLIFMAFGPAPVVNPNL